TAACGACAAAGCGCAAACTACCCTTTTCATAAATGTCCTTGTTTGGGATAACAAAAAAATAATGTAATAAGTTTGCTCTAACTTACTGAATTTTTTGTATTACCCCAACCTTGAACATGTAACAAAAATTGTTCGGTGCTACTAGGGCCTGTTGAATTATCGCTCTTTTTGTATTACAGATTTGGTGACAACGAGAGTTGATAATCATCAAAGTGTACTTCAGCCTGTTTTTGATGTTGAACCGTAACGCTAGGGGAAGCGATAAGAACTTGACCCTCAGAAGATAAGCTGTAAATCTCGGTCACTATTTTCACTTGGTTTTCTTGTTCAATTTTTGAGGTGAGGCGAATTTTTAGCTTATCTGAAAATACAATCTCGCTGAATGCGCCTTCTTCATTCAAAACCTGAACATCAGCCAGCGTTTGTCCCTGAGAGGTTAGCATAAGGTCAACCATCACGGGCTTAGCTGACGCCGTTAAGGTAAAAACACTTGCAGCCATCACAGCAGTACCTGCAAAAAATACCGCAGCTTTGCGTGTTAATTTGGTACCTTTTGACTCAGGCTTAAGTTGAATTTCCATCACCTTAACTTCATAAACCGCAGCAAGTGCTTTTATCGACTCGAGCGATGCCGTCCCTGACTTTTCGATACGTTGTATGGTTCGCAGGCTTAGCCCAGAAACCTGTGCCAATTCGGATTGACTCCACGCCCGCTCTACTCTTTTCGATTTTATAAGTTGTTTATTTATTTGCATTTCCATTTTTGATCTCCTCTATATCGTTGTGAAACTATAACTGGAGATCTTCCTTATTATTGCGTCATCTAGGCGTCATTGATATGCCAACACTATGACATGCATAGATAAATTTATTGGGTAGAACAAACTTACTAATATTTTGAGTGCTGGCTACAAACATCCACCGCCAGTGCTACTTTCTCAATGCCATGTCCGGGCAACCAGCGTTTGTATTCAACAAAACCGTATTTTTGGTAGAGTGCAATAGCGGGCGCGTTTGCCGTTGCAGTTTCAACAATCACTTTTGCAGCATCAAACTCAGTTAAAGCAAAATGTAGTAATTTACCCGCAATCCCTTTGCGAAAATAACTGGGATCAACGGTCAGGCTATCTATTTCTAGCGTTTTCTCAAAAATGACAATTTCAATGACAGCGGCAAGATTTTGATTTTCAAAATATCCATAAAAGTGACTCGTCGCACCGCATATATCTTCTATCGTTCGAGATAAAGGCGGAAAATAACTCGCCCCAATTAACTCAGCTTCTATTTTGTATGAGCGTTGAAATACATTGAAAATTTCTCTCGCCATCGACACATCGCGATTGTTTAATTTTTGGATCATATATTCCGCTTCCCAAACGTTCCCATAATTGTACCAATAGGTAAGCAAAAAAGTACCAATCTATTGGTCAAAACACAACGCAAGCAGTTGAAAAATTTCCACGTTTCATGGAAATGCGATATAAATGGAGCAGGATCATTGCTTTTATTAATACCAAGGAAGTGCCCTATGTCATTAGCCAAACACACTCTCGATTTATCACTCACGGATAAAGTGTGGTTCAAATATGTAACTCTAAAAAACAAAAATGAATTGAACGATAACTCTCAAGTATCACTCAAATCTATCGCTGCGCTGGGCATGCTTTCCGGTAGCGCTGAGTTTTTATTTGCATTACTCGTCTTCGTCTTGGCTATCACAGCGTCCTTTATTGATGGTGATTACCCACGCTATATTGCTTTTCCTGCTTGTTTAATCGCATTTTTAATTATCTTTTTTACTAAAAGAGTGATGCTGTACAAAAAATTTGGCTTTGGCTCTCAATGGGTGATGGACGTGTCGAAAAACCAATTAACCATTTCGCCCAAAGCAATAAAAACAAAGGTAACTGGTACGCAAAAAATTGCTAAAGAAGACATTACCGAAATCATCTTTCATTACTTACTATTGAAAGACCGAAAAGGCGGAAGAGTAAAAACCACAGCCAATTTATGCTTTGCTGAAATCTTATTAAAAGATGGTACAAAAGTAGAACTCAATGGCACTCGGATCGGTTTTTTTGACTTACTCTACTTGCTTATATTTTTTGACTATCCCTTAGTTTATCGAAATACGTCTGCAGGCGGCAGCTCTGATATTGCCATCATTTTACTGAGACTACTCTCTCTTTCTGCCATTGCCGCCGGTCTCGCTAAGCTTGCGCTGAATTAAAA
This portion of the Pseudoalteromonas sp. GCY genome encodes:
- a CDS encoding helix-turn-helix transcriptional regulator, with the translated sequence MEMQINKQLIKSKRVERAWSQSELAQVSGLSLRTIQRIEKSGTASLESIKALAAVYEVKVMEIQLKPESKGTKLTRKAAVFFAGTAVMAASVFTLTASAKPVMVDLMLTSQGQTLADVQVLNEEGAFSEIVFSDKLKIRLTSKIEQENQVKIVTEIYSLSSEGQVLIASPSVTVQHQKQAEVHFDDYQLSLSPNL
- a CDS encoding GNAT family N-acetyltransferase; amino-acid sequence: MIQKLNNRDVSMAREIFNVFQRSYKIEAELIGASYFPPLSRTIEDICGATSHFYGYFENQNLAAVIEIVIFEKTLEIDSLTVDPSYFRKGIAGKLLHFALTEFDAAKVIVETATANAPAIALYQKYGFVEYKRWLPGHGIEKVALAVDVCSQHSKY